The sequence below is a genomic window from bacterium.
TGACGTTCAACAACAGATTGCCGTTCTGTGAAGTGCAAGACGCCAGCATTCGCAGCACCTCATGAACCGGTTTGTAGTTGCGATCATAAGGGGCATACCCCCACGAACGATTCATGCAAAAGCAGGATTCCCACGGCCGCGATTGGGCGACGATGGCGTTTTCCGGTGTTGCAAAGTCTGCCGGCAACCCAGCCCGGTCATTGATCAGGATGTTGGGCTGCAGACTGCGCGCCATGTCGATGAGTTCCTGCGCTCGCCAGCGTTGGACGTCATGCGGCCACATGCAGTCGAACCAAAGAATATCCACGGTTCCATACTGCGTGAGCAATTCCCGGATTTGAGCAAAAGCCTGATCGACCAATGGCTGCAGTGTTTGCTGCGAGATCATCCGGCCATGCGGCGTGACATTCGGAAAACGCCAATCCTGCAGGGAATAATAAAAGCCCATGCGCATACCGGCTGCATGGCAGGCGGAGGCAAATTCCGCAATCAGATCCCTACCCGCAGCAGTTTTTGCCGAAGTAAATGGAGAAACTTTGCTGTCAAAGAGGCAAAATCCGTCATGATGCCGTGTTGTCAGGACGAGATATTTCATTCCTGCTTGTTTCGCCAAGGCCACCCACTCATTAGGATCATACTGCTGCGGATTGAACCGGTCAGCCAACTGTTCATATTCGGAAAAAGGAATGTGCTCTTGGTACAATACCCATTCGCCGCGACCAAGTATGGAATAAAGCCCCCAGTGAATGAACATGCCAAACCGCGCCTCTTGCCACCAGGCAGTGCGATCCTGTGGCGGAACAGGACCGGCTGCGTTAAGGCAAAAAGCAGCACAGCAGATCGCGGCACCAAACACCGGCAACCACATTTTCCTTAAGCGATTCATGTTCTTGGTCCTTTGCTGATTCATTCGGAGCAGATGATGCCGCCAGCAAAACGACATCCCTTAAAAAGCAACGGGCTCAAAGGACGGAACGCTGCACAGGCGATGAGCCTGTGTTTGTTTCAGTGCAAACGACCGGTAGGGCGCATTCGGATGAATTCAGGGAAAATATGTGTTCTGAGAGGGTTCGCTCCTAAACGATCCTTGGAAAATCCTGATCCTTGCACTCCATCTGGTAAAACAGTGAAGCCTGGAACGACGAAAAGTTAGGTGATGAGTGAAAAAGTGGTGGATTTATTGTAACTTATATATTCGCTATTAGTTAGAGCTGGGGTCTGTGACTGGCTTAAACAGTGGGATTTTGAGATAATAGCGAATTGTACTTTAAGAAATCGTTTTCTTGTTTATTGTAGTGAAAAAGAAAATTCTTGTCAAGCTTTTTTTGAATTTTTTGCATATTCGAAGATCAGCCTCTCCGCCTCCTCCAACTCCTGCTGGGTGTCCACCCCAAAGCCGCTGAAATGGGGATTTTGACACAGAGTCTCAACCACGGTGATGCTGTAGCCGTTCTCCAGCACCCGTAGTTGCTCCAACGATTCCGTTTTCTCCAACGGGCTCATGGGCAATTGGGCGATAATCTGCAAAAAATCGTTACG
It includes:
- a CDS encoding alpha-L-fucosidase — protein: MNRLRKMWLPVFGAAICCAAFCLNAAGPVPPQDRTAWWQEARFGMFIHWGLYSILGRGEWVLYQEHIPFSEYEQLADRFNPQQYDPNEWVALAKQAGMKYLVLTTRHHDGFCLFDSKVSPFTSAKTAAGRDLIAEFASACHAAGMRMGFYYSLQDWRFPNVTPHGRMISQQTLQPLVDQAFAQIRELLTQYGTVDILWFDCMWPHDVQRWRAQELIDMARSLQPNILINDRAGLPADFATPENAIVAQSRPWESCFCMNRSWGYAPYDRNYKPVHEVLRMLASCTSQNGNLLLNVSPDANGRIPVEQVEILRQVGRWMQLHGRAIYGARPSPVVAPNLGMESRVGDKVYLLIQRWPGSTVPFAWCGSKVRQARLLATGQLARVEQKADRVWLHDLPAYPPDPYLNVIELSFTGVPQASDPAYH